Below is a window of Rhodoglobus vestalii DNA.
TGAGACGGTCAGTTGGCGCCCACGTGCGGCCGACATTCCTGCGCAGCCCGGTGTCTACCGTTTCACTGACGAACGCGCGCGCGTGCTTTATGTTGGCAAAGCGAAGAACCTACGTTCTCGGCTCAGCAACTACTTTGCGCCGTTGTCGTCCTTGCACGAACGAACTCGCCGCATGGTGCTCTCCGCCACGAATGTCGAATGGACAATTGTCGGCAATGATTTCGAAGCGCTGCAACTCGAATACACCTGGATCAAAGAGTTCGACCCGCCCTTCAACGTTCAATACAAAGACGATAAGTCCTATCCGTACCTTGCGATAACGATGGGGGATGACGTACCTCGCGTGCTGGTAACGCGAAATCGCAATCTACCGAATGCTCGCTACTTCGGTCCATACTCTCGAGCGTGGGCCATCCGCGACACCGTCGATGTCATGCTCAAGGCTTTTCCGATGCGCAGCTGTTCACAGTCGGTGTACAAGCGGGCCCAGCAAACAGGTCGACCGTGCCTTCTGGGGGACATCGGAAAGTGTGCTGCACCGTGTGTTGGGCGCGTCACTCTTGAGGAACACAAATCGATTGCACTCGACTTTGCCTCGTTCATGGCAGGCAACGACTCGCGGATGCTCAAATCGATCCGTGAACGGATGGCCCGCTCAGCGGCAACCCAAGATTACGAGTCTGCCGCCCGCTATCGGGACCAAATCGGCGCGATGGAGACCGCCCTAGCGAAGAACCAGATCGTTCTTTCGGACGATGTCGACGCAGACTTTTTCGGGATTGCTCATGACGAGCTTGCGGCAGCCGTGCAACAGTTCGTGGTGCGCGGTGGCCGGATTCGCGGGGTTCGTGGCTGGGTTGTCGACAAAGAACTTGATGTCGATCTTGGCGGGCTCGTCGAGTCGGTACTTCAGAATGCTTATGACGACACATCTCCTCCTCGGGATGTTCTTGTTCCTGCTCTGCCGGAGGACAGCACAGTGCTGGAGGAGTGGTTGGCTCAACGCCGGAGGCTAGGCGCCCGAGTGAGATTGCGCGTTGCTCAACGCGGCGAGAAGGCAGCCTTGGCACAGACCGTCGAAACCAACGCAAAGAACGCTTTGCTGCTGTATAAGTCAAAACGCAGTGGCGATTTTGTCGCACGGTCGCAAGCGTTGGCCGATATTCAGGAGGCTTTGGGCATGACCGAAGCGCCTTTGCGCATGGAGTGCTTCGATGTTTCCCATCTCTCGGGCACAAATGTCGTTGCCTCTATGGTGGTCTTTGAGGATGGCCTGCCCAAAAAACAGCACTATCGGCGCTTCAATATCGGTGAAACCACTGATGACACTGACTCGATTTATCAAGTTCTCAAGCGTCGGCTCGCGTACCTTGCGGCAGGCTCCGCGGTCCCGGATGCTGCCGCCGCGGAGTTGCTAGTGGGCACGAACGAGGAGATGCAGGTCGACGCTGTTGAGCCACCTGCGGCTTCGGCCAAGTTCGCCTATCCACCCCAACTTCTATTGGTGGACGGGGGCCAGCCTCAGGTGTCAGCTGCGCAACGGGCGCTCGAAGAGTCTGGCGTATCCGGTATTCAACTCGCAGGAATTGCGAAACGGCTCGAAGAGATTTGGTTGCCCAACTCTGATTTCCCGGTTATCCTTCCGCGCAATAGTGATGCTCTTTTCCTCATCCAGCGGTTGAGAGATGAGGCCCATCGTTTCGCAATCGCCCACCAGCGGCAGCGTCGATCTCGAGATGTCTCTTCGGTTCTCGTGACAGTTCCGGGCCTAGGTCCAGCGCGAATTAAAGCGATTCTTCAGCATTTTGGATCTGTGGCGCGACTGAGAACTGCCTCGGTTGAGGAGATTATTCAGGTTCCTGGAGTTGGCGCCTCAACTGCCGCGGCAATCGTTGAGAAGCTCACACGACCCGACCTCGGGTAGTCTTGGATTACCATGGAACCCGTTACCGAACAGCAAGAGATGCTCATCGTGACCGGTATGTCAGGTGCCGGCAGATCGACTGTAGGAAACACGCTAGAAGATCTTGGCTGGTACGTGGTTGATAATCTTCCTCCCCAAATGTTGCTTCCCCTGGTGGACCTCGCTCATCGTGCGGGTGACTCGTTGCCTCGAGTGGCTGCGATCATCGATGTCCGCGGCGGCAAGCGATTCTCAGATGCCCAAGACGCAATCCAGTCGCTTCGCGCATCAACCTCGCTGAGGGTTCTATTTCTTGACGCCGAAGACGCGGCATTAGTGCGCCGTTTTGAGCAGGTAAGACGACCGCACCCACTTCAGGATGACGGCACACCACTCGATGGAATTGCTGCGGAACGTATCCGGATGGCCGAAATTCGCTCCAGCAGCGACATCATCATAGACACCACCGATCTCAACATTCACCAGCTCGCAACGACGATCGTCGAGAAGTTCGCTACAGAGAATGACGCGGGCCTACGTATTACTATCGAGAGCTTCGGGTTTAAATATGGACTTCCCGCTGATGCCGATATGGTGGCTGATTGCAGGTTCTTGCCGAATCCTTTTTGGGTTCCCGAGCTCAAGGCCCTAGATGGCCTCGATGAGCGCGTGCGAGCGTATGTGGTCGGAGCAGCGGGAGCCCAAGAGTTTGTCGCAGACTATGCGCGAGCGCTTGAACCCGTTTTTGCGGGCTACCAGCGTGAGAATAAGCGGCACGCAACGATCGCGATCGGCTGTACCGGTGGAAAACATCGATCAGTGGCGATTGCAGAAGAACTTTCAGCTATTTTGAGCGGCTTGCCCGGAGTTGCTGTCAATATCAAACATCGGGATCGCGGACGAGAGTAGATTACTCATCCATGAAGACCGCCACCGTGGAAGGAAGGCCAGTTAGTGGGACTAACTGCTGAAGTCAAAGACGAGTTGGCACGAATTCAGGTGGGCAAGACGACCGAGCGTGCTGCTGAACTTGCAACAATCTTGCGTTTCTCGGGCGGACTGCATCTGATCTCTGGACGTATTGCCGTTGAGTCTGAGCTGGAAACCGAACTTCTTACGCGTCGAGTACGCCGCGATATTGCTGAACTCTATGGGGTGCGATCCGAAGTATCTCGTGTTGCGTCATCTGGCGGGCGGCGCTCCAACAGTCTTCTCGTCCGGGTTCTCGATGGGGGAGAAACCCTGGCACGCCAAACAGGTTTGCTCGATGCGCGGCGGCGACCCATACGCGGTCTGCCAAACCGTGTAACGACAGGAGGGCGCGGCGAACTTGCTGCTGTCTGGCGGGGTGCTTTTCTCGCGGCAGGCTCGCTCACCGACCCTGGTCGATCGGCGGCACTCGAGGTCACGTGTCCGGGAAACGAAGCAGCGATGGCGCTTGTCGGCGCTGCTGGCCGACTTCGTGTCGCAGCAAAAGCTCGCGAAGTTCGGGGTGTACACCGGGTTGTTGTTCGCGATGGCGAAGCGATCAGTACGATGCTCACCATCATGGGCGCCGAGACCACCGTCATTAGCTGGAATGAGTTGCGTCAGCGCCGAGAGGTTCGAGCAACAGCAAACCGTCTGGTGAATTTTGATGATGCGAACCTGCGTCGTTCGGCTCAGGCGGCAGTCGCCGCTTGCTCGCGTGTCGAGCGCGCACTGGAGATCTTGGGCGACGACGTTCCCAAGCATCTTCGCTACGCTGGCGAACTTCGTCTAAGCCATCGCGATTCAAGCTTGGATGAGCTTGGACACCACGCTGACCCTCCGATGACCAAAGATGCCGTCGCCGGCCGCATTCGACGACTCTTGGCAATGGCCGATAAGCGAGCGAGCGATCTTGGGGTGGCAGGAACGGATGCAAACTTGCCATCTGAGATGGAGGAAGCATAGCGTTCCTGGCAGACGACGCGAGTCTCCGACGTACGTGGTTAGACTGGAAGTATCCCGCCTGCGTGGCTTGCCAGCCGCGCAGGATTCACGATTCTAGGAGGACTTCCGATGGCTGAATACACCCTTCCCGAACTTTCATACGATTACTCGGCGCTTGAGCCGAGTATCAGCGCCACGATCATGGAGTTGCACCACAGCAAGCATCATCAGGCCTACGTTACTGGCGCAAATGCGGCGATCTCGGGCCTTGCAGAAGCTCGGGATTCTGGAGATCTTTCCAACGTAAACAAGCTTGAAAAGGATCTCGCTTTCAACCTCGGTGGACACGTTAACCACTCGGTTTTCTGGACGAACATGTCACCGAACGGGGGAGACAAGCCAACAGGTGATCTCCAGAGCGCGATCAACGATCATTTCGGATCATTCGACAAATTCACCGCGCACTTCACTGCAACTGCGCTGGGCGTCCAAGGGTCTGGGTGGGCAGTGCTCGCCTGGGACTCCATTGGTGAGCGCTTGATCATTGTGCAGTTCTTCGACCAGCAGGGCAACCTTCCCGCAGGAATCGTGCCGCTGCTGATGCTTGATGTCTGGGAGCACGCGTACTACCTCGACTACAAGAATGTCCGTGCTGACTACGTCAAGGCGTTCTGGAACATCGTTGACTGGGCCAACGTTCAAGACCGCTTCAGCGCCGCGCGCTCAAAGACAAACGGTCTGCTGCTACTCTCGTAGCGGCATCGTGGCCGGGTTAGGCCCCGGCTTAAGTCCTGTCTCCGCTAAATGTATTACCCCACCACTACAGTACGACGCGTCCTAGACGCCTGATTTTCTGGAGCAACAGTGAGCGTAAAAATCGGTATTAATGGTTTCGGTCGAATCGGTCGCAACTTCTTTCGAGCGGCCTCGGCCAACAGCAACATCGAAATCGTCGCGGTCAACGATTTGACAGACAACGAGACTCTCGCGCATCTCCTCAAGTACGACACGATCACCGGCCGTCTCGATGCCGAGGTAACTTTTGATGACGATCAGATCGTTGTTAACGGAACTGCGATTAAGGTCTTTGCTGAGCGCGACCCCGCAAATCTTCCGTGGGGCGAGCTGGGTGTCGACATTGTAATCGAGTCAACCGGCCACTTCACGAAGTCAGTCGACGCCTCCAAGCACATCACCGCCGGAGCTAAGAAAGTGATTGTTTCCGCTCCGGCAACGGGTCATGGAGTGGCAACTGTCGTACTCGGTGTCAACGAGGGCGACTACGACCCCACCGTGCATAACATCATTTCAAACGCATCGTGCACTACCAACTGCCTCGCACCGCTAGCAAAAGTGTTCATGGATAGTTTCGGAATTGATTCCGGATTCATGACAACGGTTCACGCGTACACCTCTGATCAGAATCTCCAGGACGGGCCGCACAGGGACTTGCGCCGAGCCCGCGCTGCTGCGCAGAACGTGATCCCCACCTCGACCGGTGCTGCAAAGGCTCTCGGCGTGGTGATTCCCGAGCTAGTCGGCAAGCTGGATGGCTACGCGCTGCGCGTTCCCGTGATCACTGGATCGATCACCGACCTGACGATTACTACGTCTTCCGAGGTTACGGTCGAACAGGTAAATGCAGCGTACAAGGCTGCAGCTGAGGGTCCGCTTAAGGGCATCCTCAAGTACACCGAAGACGAGATCGTATCGAGCGATATCGTCGGCGACCCCCATTCGTCGATCTTTGATGCCGGGCTCACTAAGGTCATCGGCAATCAAGTGAAGGTCGCATCGTGGTACGACAACGAGTGGGGTTACTCTAGCCGCCTCGTCGATATCGCTGAGTACGTCGGCGATCGACTCTAACCCCACGAAAATGAGCTTTAGAACTCTTTCAGCACTTCCAGATCTTCGTGGAAAACGGGTCATCGTGCGCTGTGACCTTAATGTTCCTCTGAAAGATGGACAGATCACCGACGATGGTCGCATCCGTGCGTCCCTGCCGACCCTGAATATGCTCCTTAATAAGGGCGCTCGAGTCGTCGTTGTTTCGCATCTCGGCCGTCCCGGCGGTGAACCGAAGGCGCATTACAGTCTAGAGCCAGTCGCCCACCGGCTTTCGGAGCTTCTCGGAAAGGCTGTCGCCTTCGCCGAGGACACCGTTGGCGATTCCGCAGAACAGGCTGTTGCAGAACTCGCAGACTGTGGGATAGCGCTGCTAGAGAATTTGAGGTTCAATCCCGGTGAAACCTCCAAGTCAGAGACAGAACGCGAAGAGTTTGCGTCACAACTTGCTCGTTTCGGCGATGTGTTTGTCTCTGACGGTTTCGGTGTAGTTCACCGCAAGCAGGCAAGCGTGTTTGAGCTTGCAAAGATCTTGCCAAGTGCTGCCGGTTTGCTTATCGAGACCGAACTTGACGTACTCGAGCGACTAATGGTTACCCCAGAGCGGCCGTACACAGTCGTTCTGGGAGGCTCCAAGGTCTCCGACAAACTCGACGTCATCGGCTCTCTGCTTCCCCGAGTTGATTCGCTCCTGGTTGGTGGCGGCATGCTTTTCACTTTTCTTGCGGCTCAGGGACACAAGGTCGGGGCGAGCTTGCTTGAGACGGAGCAGCTAGATACGGTTACTCGGTATTTAGAACAGGCGCGAGAGCTCGGTGTGGAGATCATCCTCCCCACCGATGTGGTTGTAGCCGAAGCTTTCGGTGCTGACGCGGCTCATGAGGTAGCTGCTGCCGATCAGATCGAGAATACCGAATTTGGGTCCGGCGGAATTGGCCTCGACATTGGGCCCGACACTGCGGCACGATTCGCGGAGGTCGTGAGATCATCCAAGACGGTATTCTGGAACGGACCGATGGGAGTCTTTGAATTCCCGGCATTTGCTGCGGGTACTGAAGCAATAGCCAAGGCACTTGCCGAGACCGACGGGTTTGGAGTCGTCGGCGGCGGCGACTCGGCGGCCGCGGTGCGGGCGTTAGGGTTTGACGACGACCAGTTTGGTCACATTTCTACGGGCGGTGGAGCCAGCCTCGAATTTCTCGAAGGTAAGCCACTACCCGGACTGGAGGTACTCGGATGGCAAAGCTAAAGCGTGTTCCATTGATCGCCGGAAACTGGAAGATGAATCTCGACCATCTTCAGTCCATTGCTTTCGTGCAGAAATTAGCATGGACCCTCAAGGATGCAAATCACGATTTTGGTTCCGATGGTGCTGAAGTTGTCGTGTTCCCCCCGTTCACTGATTTACGCTCCGTGCAGACGCTCGTCGCAGCAGACAAGCTCAGGGTGCGTTTCGGCGGTCAAGACCTATCCGAACACGATTCAGGCGCGTATACGGGGGAGATTTCGGGGGCCTTTCTCTCCTCGCTCGATTGTCGTTACGTTTTGGTCGGTCACTCCGAGCGTCGCACGATGCATGGAGAGACAGATGAGCAGCTCTCAAGAAAAGTTACCGCAGCGATTAGGCACGGGCTTGTTCCCGTCCTATGCGTTGGAGAAACTGCCGATGACCTCGAACAGCACGGGCCGAGCGCTGTTCCTGTCGCCCAACTCAAGGCCGGGCTCGCAGGAATCTCTGGTGAACCGGAGATCGTCGTTGCGTACGAGCCGGTGTGGGCGATCGGCTCAGGAAAGGCGGCCACACCTGAACAGGCCGAGCAGGTCGCCGGGCGCCTCCGCGAGACTCTTGCAGAGGTAGTTGGAGAGAATGTAGCCGCAGCAACCCGAATCCTGTACGGCGGTTCGGTAAAGTCGGCGAACATTGCTAGTTTGATGAGGGAGCCCAATATTGACGGCGCACTCGTCGGTGGCGCGAGCCTTGAGGTTGCGGAATTTGCAAGCATTTCGCGCTTCTCCAAGCACGTCGGCACCTAGACGTTATACTGTTCGAGGCCTGTACGGCCTGTTCGAAAGGTTTTTTGTGGAAATTCTCCAGGTTGTGTTGCAGGTACTGCTCGGTATTACGAGTCTGCTGCTCACACTTCTCATCCTGCTCCACCGCGGTCGCGGTGGAGGCCTCTCCGATATGTTCGGCGGGGGAGTAACGTCCAACCTCGGTGCTTCGGGAGTTGCCGAGCGCAACCTGAACCGCATCACCGTGATCCTCGGTGTGGTATGGATCAGTTGCATCGTCGTGCTGGGGCTCATTACCAAGTTTGACGGCGCTTAGAAACCTTCATCCTCACTAGACAAGGGAACACAGTGGTATCAGGCGGTAGTGCAATTCGCGGGTCGCGCGTTGGTGCGGGTCCCATGGGCGAACAAGATCGTGGCTTTCATGCTGAGCGTGTTCGAGTTTCTTACTGGGATGCACTCGGCAACGAAACAGTTCGCTCTTTTGCAGCCAACCTCCCCGAAGAGGAAATACCTGAGACGATCGACTCTCCCTCATCAGGCCTCCCCGCAGGGCGAGACAAGGAGAATCCGCCGACGGTCGCGAAGCTCGCTCCCTACAAAACCCATCTTGCATACGTGAAAGAGCGTCGCAGCGATGAAGAGGCTGCTGAGTTGCTTGAAGAGGCGCTTCTCCAGCTTCGCACTCGTCGCGGAACCGTAACTTCCTAGCAGGCATTGACAGGTGGTGGCCCCAACTGAATCTGTCGGGGCCGCTAGCTATTTAAGCCGTGGAATGCACCACGCTGGCGGTGACTAATGCTCGTCGGTCGAGTCAGCGCTGGTCCAAAACTGTCCGGGATCGATCAAAGAGTCCGGAACCTGAGCCGCTGCTTCAGAGTCAACGAAAAACAG
It encodes the following:
- the uvrC gene encoding excinuclease ABC subunit UvrC, with the protein product MAETVSWRPRAADIPAQPGVYRFTDERARVLYVGKAKNLRSRLSNYFAPLSSLHERTRRMVLSATNVEWTIVGNDFEALQLEYTWIKEFDPPFNVQYKDDKSYPYLAITMGDDVPRVLVTRNRNLPNARYFGPYSRAWAIRDTVDVMLKAFPMRSCSQSVYKRAQQTGRPCLLGDIGKCAAPCVGRVTLEEHKSIALDFASFMAGNDSRMLKSIRERMARSAATQDYESAARYRDQIGAMETALAKNQIVLSDDVDADFFGIAHDELAAAVQQFVVRGGRIRGVRGWVVDKELDVDLGGLVESVLQNAYDDTSPPRDVLVPALPEDSTVLEEWLAQRRRLGARVRLRVAQRGEKAALAQTVETNAKNALLLYKSKRSGDFVARSQALADIQEALGMTEAPLRMECFDVSHLSGTNVVASMVVFEDGLPKKQHYRRFNIGETTDDTDSIYQVLKRRLAYLAAGSAVPDAAAAELLVGTNEEMQVDAVEPPAASAKFAYPPQLLLVDGGQPQVSAAQRALEESGVSGIQLAGIAKRLEEIWLPNSDFPVILPRNSDALFLIQRLRDEAHRFAIAHQRQRRSRDVSSVLVTVPGLGPARIKAILQHFGSVARLRTASVEEIIQVPGVGASTAAAIVEKLTRPDLG
- the rapZ gene encoding RNase adapter RapZ, with amino-acid sequence MEPVTEQQEMLIVTGMSGAGRSTVGNTLEDLGWYVVDNLPPQMLLPLVDLAHRAGDSLPRVAAIIDVRGGKRFSDAQDAIQSLRASTSLRVLFLDAEDAALVRRFEQVRRPHPLQDDGTPLDGIAAERIRMAEIRSSSDIIIDTTDLNIHQLATTIVEKFATENDAGLRITIESFGFKYGLPADADMVADCRFLPNPFWVPELKALDGLDERVRAYVVGAAGAQEFVADYARALEPVFAGYQRENKRHATIAIGCTGGKHRSVAIAEELSAILSGLPGVAVNIKHRDRGRE
- the whiA gene encoding DNA-binding protein WhiA: MGLTAEVKDELARIQVGKTTERAAELATILRFSGGLHLISGRIAVESELETELLTRRVRRDIAELYGVRSEVSRVASSGGRRSNSLLVRVLDGGETLARQTGLLDARRRPIRGLPNRVTTGGRGELAAVWRGAFLAAGSLTDPGRSAALEVTCPGNEAAMALVGAAGRLRVAAKAREVRGVHRVVVRDGEAISTMLTIMGAETTVISWNELRQRREVRATANRLVNFDDANLRRSAQAAVAACSRVERALEILGDDVPKHLRYAGELRLSHRDSSLDELGHHADPPMTKDAVAGRIRRLLAMADKRASDLGVAGTDANLPSEMEEA
- a CDS encoding superoxide dismutase, which codes for MAEYTLPELSYDYSALEPSISATIMELHHSKHHQAYVTGANAAISGLAEARDSGDLSNVNKLEKDLAFNLGGHVNHSVFWTNMSPNGGDKPTGDLQSAINDHFGSFDKFTAHFTATALGVQGSGWAVLAWDSIGERLIIVQFFDQQGNLPAGIVPLLMLDVWEHAYYLDYKNVRADYVKAFWNIVDWANVQDRFSAARSKTNGLLLLS
- the gap gene encoding type I glyceraldehyde-3-phosphate dehydrogenase, whose protein sequence is MSVKIGINGFGRIGRNFFRAASANSNIEIVAVNDLTDNETLAHLLKYDTITGRLDAEVTFDDDQIVVNGTAIKVFAERDPANLPWGELGVDIVIESTGHFTKSVDASKHITAGAKKVIVSAPATGHGVATVVLGVNEGDYDPTVHNIISNASCTTNCLAPLAKVFMDSFGIDSGFMTTVHAYTSDQNLQDGPHRDLRRARAAAQNVIPTSTGAAKALGVVIPELVGKLDGYALRVPVITGSITDLTITTSSEVTVEQVNAAYKAAAEGPLKGILKYTEDEIVSSDIVGDPHSSIFDAGLTKVIGNQVKVASWYDNEWGYSSRLVDIAEYVGDRL
- a CDS encoding phosphoglycerate kinase, translated to MSFRTLSALPDLRGKRVIVRCDLNVPLKDGQITDDGRIRASLPTLNMLLNKGARVVVVSHLGRPGGEPKAHYSLEPVAHRLSELLGKAVAFAEDTVGDSAEQAVAELADCGIALLENLRFNPGETSKSETEREEFASQLARFGDVFVSDGFGVVHRKQASVFELAKILPSAAGLLIETELDVLERLMVTPERPYTVVLGGSKVSDKLDVIGSLLPRVDSLLVGGGMLFTFLAAQGHKVGASLLETEQLDTVTRYLEQARELGVEIILPTDVVVAEAFGADAAHEVAAADQIENTEFGSGGIGLDIGPDTAARFAEVVRSSKTVFWNGPMGVFEFPAFAAGTEAIAKALAETDGFGVVGGGDSAAAVRALGFDDDQFGHISTGGGASLEFLEGKPLPGLEVLGWQS
- the tpiA gene encoding triose-phosphate isomerase: MAKLKRVPLIAGNWKMNLDHLQSIAFVQKLAWTLKDANHDFGSDGAEVVVFPPFTDLRSVQTLVAADKLRVRFGGQDLSEHDSGAYTGEISGAFLSSLDCRYVLVGHSERRTMHGETDEQLSRKVTAAIRHGLVPVLCVGETADDLEQHGPSAVPVAQLKAGLAGISGEPEIVVAYEPVWAIGSGKAATPEQAEQVAGRLRETLAEVVGENVAAATRILYGGSVKSANIASLMREPNIDGALVGGASLEVAEFASISRFSKHVGT
- the secG gene encoding preprotein translocase subunit SecG gives rise to the protein MEILQVVLQVLLGITSLLLTLLILLHRGRGGGLSDMFGGGVTSNLGASGVAERNLNRITVILGVVWISCIVVLGLITKFDGA
- a CDS encoding RNA polymerase-binding protein RbpA, with translation MVSGGSAIRGSRVGAGPMGEQDRGFHAERVRVSYWDALGNETVRSFAANLPEEEIPETIDSPSSGLPAGRDKENPPTVAKLAPYKTHLAYVKERRSDEEAAELLEEALLQLRTRRGTVTS